In Rhinolophus ferrumequinum isolate MPI-CBG mRhiFer1 chromosome 25, mRhiFer1_v1.p, whole genome shotgun sequence, the following proteins share a genomic window:
- the LOC117017653 gene encoding SEC14-like protein 4 has product MSGRVGDLSSQQQEALARFRGNLQDLLPTMPKADDYFLLRWLRAQNFDLKKSEDMLRKHMEFRKQQDLDNILTWQASEVVQLYDSGGLCGYDYEGCPVWFDLVGALDPKGLLLSASKQELIRKRIKAFELLLKECELQSQKLGRKIETAVIVFDLEGLSLKHLWKPAVEVYQQYFALVEANYPETIKHLLVVRAPRLFPVAFNLVKSFLTEVTQKKIVILGGNWKQEISKFISPDQIPMEYGGTMTDPDGNPKCLTKINYGGEVPKSYYLHNQVRVQYEHTATVGRGSSLQVDNEILFPGCVLRWQFASDGADIGFGVFLKTKQGERQRVGDMTEVLSSQRYNAHMVPEDGSLTCHEPGVYVLRFDNTYSLIHAKKVSYTVEVLLPDKASEEKIHGLETTGSSPAQ; this is encoded by the exons ATGAGCGGCAGAGTCGGGGACCTGAGCTCCCAGCAGCAGGAGGCGCTGGCCAGG ttccGGGGTAACCTCCAGGACCTGCTGCCGACCATGCCCAAAGCTGATGACTACTTCCTCCTGCGCTGGCTGCGAG CTCAGAACTTTGACTTGAAGAAATCCGAGGACATGCTCCGGAAG CACATGGAGTTCCGGAAGCAACAGGACCTGGACAACATCCTCACATGGCAGGCCTCAGAG GTGGTCCAGCTGTATGACTCAGGTGGTCTGTGCGGCTACGACTATGAAGGCTGCCCCGTGTGGTTCGACTTAGTCGGGGCCCTGGACCCCAAGGGTCTCCTCCTGTCAGCTTCCAAGCAGGAACTGATCCGGAAGCGCATCAAAGCCTTTGAACTGCTTTTGAAGGAGTGTGAGCTACAGAGTCAGAAg CTGGGCAGGAAGATCGAGACGGCAGTGATTGTGTTTGACTTGGAGGGGCTGAGCCTGAAACACCTGTGGAAGCCAGCTGTGGAGGTCTACCAACAG TATTTTGCCCTCGTGGAAGCAAATTATCCTGAGACGATAAAGCACTTACTTGTTGTTCGAG CCCCCAGGCTGTTCCCTGTGGCCTTCAACTTGGTCAAGTCATTCTTGACTGAAGTGACTCAAAAGAAGATAGTCATTCTAGGAG GCAACTGGAAGCAGGAGATATCAAAGTTCATCAGCCCCGACCAGATACCCATGGAGTATGGGGGGACCATGACTGACCCCGATGGCAACCCCAAGTGCCTGACCAAG ATCAACTACGGGGGCGAGGTGCCCAAGAGCTACTACCTGCACAACCAGGTGAGGGTGCAGTATGAGCACACGGCGACCGTGGGCCGCGGCTCCTCCCTGCAGGTGGATAACGAGATCCTGTTCCCAGGCTGTGTGCTCAG GTGGCAGTTTGCATCAGATGGAGCAGACATCGGCTTTGGGGTTTTCCTGAAGACCAAGCAGGGGGAGCGGCAGCGGGTAGGGGACATGACGGAGGTGCTGTCCAGCCAGCGCTACAACGCCCACATGGTGCCAGAGGATGGGAGCCTCACCTGCCACGAGCCTGGCGTCT ATGTCCTGCGCTTCGACAACACCTACAGCCTGATACACGCCAAGAAGGTCAGCTATACTGTGGAGGTGTTGCTCCCCGACAAGGCCTCTGAGGAGAAGATTCATGGTCTTGAGACAACAGGATCGTCTCCAGCACAATGA